Proteins encoded within one genomic window of Bacillus sp. F19:
- a CDS encoding SEC-C domain-containing protein — translation MDIGRNDPCHCGSGKKYKKCCMKKETSLEAIRHEELEKLQVELMEFASANFSRQMDEAVKEKMGKLDRDEHQNVYGALLVWAVFSVSFVHGRVIEAFVQKKQKEEVRPSTMSQLEQWTEAAPSFSVIENILDDEWFTVRDIFSNEEKKVKVTQGASSFEEGGLLLGYLLPYGEYHSYYLMQLEFEKNQTAHNTELTLDLFKESEFIDPKAFMEDNYPEMIISMLTVPVEKKAESEKELVWDNMNYELSVRLLEEKLTAGDYLEDIESLKVRKLAVQLMHSYFHRLNPTIKKHEIYAAAMHYFIEKHIHKTGLTQKALAEMYGVSASSLSKLYREIKGEMEQNLQDLQHETSSHHASARDQAHKLIFQAMESDPAKRLKLAEEAIKIYPYHPDAYNILGEAERDFKKQLQFFKKGMEAGETDLGKDYFIQNKGMFWGLTETRPYMRAKFNYAVLEAAAGNLEIAIKQCEELLALDENDNQGVRNTLFVMYMDLGMYKQAEKLMEKYDESHMASGAYNRVLLEFALNGVTSILKQLVNKAREINPFVFDYLTGKKRLPAPPDFFGIGDQNEAVQYVYENEYIWLKNPKLIEWVKINS, via the coding sequence ATGGATATCGGACGCAACGACCCGTGCCATTGCGGCAGCGGGAAAAAATATAAGAAATGCTGTATGAAGAAAGAAACTTCGCTTGAGGCTATCCGCCATGAGGAGCTTGAGAAGCTTCAGGTCGAATTGATGGAATTTGCTTCTGCAAATTTTTCAAGGCAAATGGATGAAGCAGTTAAAGAAAAAATGGGTAAGCTTGATCGTGATGAGCATCAAAATGTATATGGTGCTCTATTAGTATGGGCTGTCTTTTCCGTCTCATTTGTTCACGGGCGGGTGATTGAGGCCTTTGTTCAGAAGAAGCAGAAAGAAGAAGTAAGACCGTCGACTATGTCTCAGCTTGAACAATGGACAGAAGCTGCACCGTCCTTTTCTGTTATTGAAAACATCCTGGATGACGAGTGGTTTACTGTAAGAGACATTTTTTCTAATGAAGAAAAGAAAGTGAAAGTAACACAGGGAGCATCCTCTTTTGAAGAGGGCGGTCTGCTTCTTGGCTATCTGCTTCCATATGGGGAGTACCACTCTTATTATTTGATGCAGCTTGAGTTTGAGAAAAATCAAACAGCACACAATACGGAGCTGACATTAGATTTATTTAAGGAAAGTGAATTCATCGATCCGAAAGCATTTATGGAAGATAACTACCCAGAGATGATTATTTCCATGCTGACAGTGCCTGTAGAGAAGAAAGCTGAGTCAGAAAAAGAGCTTGTCTGGGATAATATGAACTATGAGCTCTCAGTCCGTTTATTAGAAGAAAAACTGACTGCAGGAGATTATCTTGAGGACATTGAATCACTGAAAGTAAGGAAGCTTGCAGTACAGCTTATGCACTCTTATTTCCACCGGTTGAATCCAACTATTAAGAAACATGAAATTTATGCAGCTGCTATGCATTATTTCATCGAAAAACACATTCATAAGACGGGACTGACTCAGAAGGCACTTGCTGAGATGTATGGAGTAAGCGCAAGCTCCCTTTCTAAGCTGTATCGGGAGATAAAAGGTGAGATGGAGCAGAATTTGCAGGATCTTCAACATGAAACATCTTCACATCATGCTTCTGCTCGCGATCAAGCACATAAATTGATTTTTCAGGCCATGGAAAGTGATCCGGCGAAGAGATTAAAGCTTGCCGAAGAAGCTATTAAAATTTATCCTTACCACCCTGATGCATACAATATTCTGGGGGAAGCCGAGCGGGACTTCAAGAAACAGCTGCAATTCTTCAAAAAGGGAATGGAAGCTGGAGAAACAGATCTTGGTAAGGACTATTTTATACAGAACAAAGGGATGTTCTGGGGTCTCACTGAAACTAGACCTTATATGCGGGCGAAATTTAATTATGCAGTGCTTGAAGCTGCAGCGGGAAACTTGGAAATAGCCATTAAGCAATGTGAGGAATTGCTTGCCCTCGATGAAAATGATAACCAGGGAGTACGCAACACACTCTTTGTCATGTATATGGATTTAGGAATGTACAAGCAGGCTGAAAAATTGATGGAGAAGTATGATGAAAGTCATATGGCATCAGGAGCTTACAATCGAGTTTTACTAGAATTTGCTCTAAATGGAGTCACTTCTATTTTAAAGCAGCTTGTCAATAAGGCGAGAGAGATTAATCCATTTGTTTTTGATTATCTGACAGGCAAGAAAAGGCTTCCTGCTCCACCTGATTTCTTTGGAATTGGAGATCAAAATGAAGCCGTTCAATATGTTTATGAGAATGAATATATTTGGTTGAAAAATCCTAAGCTGATTGAATGGGTGAAGATCAACAGCTGA
- a CDS encoding competence protein ComK, translating to MLMKESYGVWRETMVLKPMYTENGELWSVVHELYRKLIVKMSPREIINLSCVHAGASYQGMVDAAKLILPGKKMLPVCLSPGYRICMLPTLSPDSEECLWVSYHHVKRAFEKNNRTFIECRNREEIEIHGSVESFLAKSGHAQQLVLTYLDRQEEMWELSSCIAESYEGYEVY from the coding sequence ATGCTGATGAAAGAAAGCTATGGAGTTTGGAGAGAAACAATGGTTTTGAAACCGATGTACACGGAAAATGGGGAGTTGTGGTCTGTTGTTCATGAGCTGTACAGAAAGCTGATTGTGAAGATGTCACCTAGAGAAATTATTAATCTCAGCTGTGTGCATGCCGGGGCCTCTTATCAGGGGATGGTTGATGCAGCGAAGCTTATTTTGCCGGGCAAAAAAATGCTCCCGGTCTGTTTATCGCCGGGCTACAGGATATGTATGCTTCCGACTTTATCACCAGACAGTGAAGAGTGTTTGTGGGTCTCCTATCATCATGTGAAGCGGGCTTTTGAGAAAAACAATAGAACATTTATTGAATGCAGAAATAGAGAGGAAATTGAGATTCATGGAAGTGTCGAAAGCTTTTTGGCCAAATCCGGACATGCCCAGCAGCTCGTACTGACTTATTTGGACCGTCAAGAAGAGATGTGGGAACTATCTTCATGTATAGCTGAGTCATATGAGGGGTATGAAGTTTATTAA
- a CDS encoding amidohydrolase family protein encodes MNYKNETGISLLAERENTYVKISGLVTEADWNEWKEKDFKVYLDVVFDAFGPERIMVGSDWPVCTLSKDYAATIDIVVNYVKQYASKYEPHIFGRNCGKFYSI; translated from the coding sequence TTGAATTATAAAAATGAGACTGGCATTTCATTACTCGCGGAAAGGGAGAATACTTATGTGAAGATATCAGGACTAGTGACAGAAGCCGATTGGAACGAATGGAAAGAGAAAGATTTCAAAGTGTATTTAGATGTTGTGTTTGATGCCTTTGGGCCTGAAAGAATAATGGTTGGATCTGATTGGCCGGTATGCACTCTTAGTAAAGATTATGCTGCTACAATTGATATTGTAGTAAATTATGTAAAACAGTATGCTTCTAAATATGAACCGCACATATTTGGAAGAAATTGCGGAAAGTTTTATTCAATTTAA
- a CDS encoding leucine-rich repeat domain-containing protein codes for MKRMLSVFMILSLLITMALPYTAAAEAGTLIGFHSYKNTGKGIQLLWTATSVTVEPETFVLKKNDQENGIEAKLVDELKNRDGSTARTYEYIDEDVKENETYTYLVKLAGDESVQTDAITVVYKKGIDDSGTPVNPGEPVVIDDKFILNARAEGTSIIVSWPKYNVTEKVEYQLFQDGKFVQSFSEAGEYVSMDLAPDTTYAFTMKVIAGDKLLDTKETSAQTEEAQKPNYTVFFYQVNDSSFEASWFLDGAVSYDVYLDGKLMAEKTNETENIFTDLKAATEYEVKAAAFDKDRKMISEAAVKGKTKEAAKGKTIEFKDKNLKLAVQEQLRIQRDVTESDLEKLTYLNASPYEIQDLSGLEYAVNLQHLELAGNRLNSFEALKSFTKLGYLDLSMSGASDFSPLNSLTNLHSLLLADTSFKDLKHIQKLTNLKLLDLSWTGVKDVSVLESFHQLEEINLSYTDVKSIKGMANLPSLQKVIIYGSCYIDILDETGLFRDSVEFVYDDSLNMYITQVKPGDLNTAIEWEYDGEGRLAAYEVTINGKKEKIETSKKSYSYVASGLNPDTQYSFSVQAFSKEGKLLGFTNGMFSTLKTPSGEKVIFADANLKKAMKEYFGFKRDIVESDMEHLTELDLTGAGIRDLSGLETAKNLQMLGLSGNDLKNLKPIESLTGITFLLLDGNRLQDFSSIKKWPNLQYLDLSDTGIKDLSVLASLKELSALSLAYNGLDDLTELPALEQLGSLYIGGNDLSSLNGIERLTGLTELSLSENESITGIEELTALKDLQYLDLSLTSIESIKPLLALDDLVMVFLMEIETLDLTDGSESLDVITQLRDKGVNVEYEYYEEEEFWIYASRATEDSLEISWDYFGEEELDHYKVLVNGEGIADKVDGYEYSYWIRGLAPDTSYHIEVQAYDSEGQLLFSAETTETTEKSPEGPVVQFNDDKLRDMIKEQLGLSRDIRASDMERLQDLFLADMDIKDLTGLEYASNLMYVYIFNNESELDLSPLSGLSIFDLSIENTKLKSYEKIAEMENLVSLSIRNNQLKDLSFLKGSEQLAYLDLSHNKIKNLSAFSNLDELEELVLHDNQIEHLGDADLEGLISLEMSKNPLKDLTGLERFESLEVVTLERTELTNIDELLDLDALSLVSLYGINTLDLSAGSDADLVVQELRERGVTVQIDITNYPEIHIEDVTQHTISFSWDKMFEGSEGSYTVIVDGVYTGEEKPLPASKTSYKLTDLEPGTTYLIEVYGETEEFGNLASIEVTTLPEDEEGMKQAELYLINEAEQPVGEAEFMIAGIDENNEDAVYEGYSDENGQLIDDLQAAEGKFNLKVGVYSLFVYSESVEYEYEFEIEEEQDYLKNPLQFVLGSEKPETGETPETGEETPDKEEQPEKENANQPILPEKAKPASGIRENELPKTATTMYQSVFFGTILMMAGAALYAARRKKA; via the coding sequence ATGAAAAGAATGCTGTCGGTTTTTATGATTTTATCTTTGCTTATTACCATGGCATTGCCTTATACGGCGGCAGCTGAAGCAGGGACGCTAATTGGGTTTCATTCGTATAAAAACACAGGGAAAGGGATTCAGTTATTGTGGACAGCCACATCGGTGACTGTTGAACCTGAAACATTTGTCCTGAAGAAAAATGATCAGGAGAATGGGATTGAAGCCAAGCTTGTAGATGAACTGAAAAATAGAGATGGTTCAACTGCGAGAACATACGAATACATTGATGAAGACGTAAAGGAAAACGAAACGTATACCTATCTTGTAAAGCTCGCTGGGGACGAATCCGTTCAGACAGATGCTATTACTGTTGTGTACAAAAAAGGCATTGATGACAGCGGAACTCCTGTTAACCCGGGTGAACCTGTTGTGATCGATGATAAATTTATCTTAAATGCAAGAGCTGAAGGCACATCTATTATCGTGTCCTGGCCAAAATACAATGTCACTGAAAAAGTGGAATATCAATTGTTTCAGGACGGGAAATTTGTTCAAAGCTTCAGTGAGGCGGGCGAATACGTCTCTATGGATCTAGCGCCTGACACAACCTACGCATTCACAATGAAAGTGATAGCAGGAGACAAGCTTCTCGATACGAAAGAAACAAGTGCTCAAACAGAAGAAGCGCAAAAACCAAATTACACAGTGTTCTTTTACCAAGTAAATGATTCATCGTTTGAAGCAAGCTGGTTTTTAGACGGCGCTGTTTCTTATGATGTGTATCTGGACGGAAAATTAATGGCAGAGAAAACAAATGAAACAGAAAATATCTTCACTGATTTGAAGGCAGCCACTGAATATGAGGTAAAAGCGGCCGCATTCGATAAAGATAGAAAGATGATCAGCGAAGCAGCAGTTAAAGGGAAAACGAAGGAAGCGGCTAAAGGTAAAACGATTGAGTTTAAGGATAAAAACCTAAAGCTTGCCGTACAGGAGCAGCTTCGGATTCAAAGGGATGTCACGGAAAGTGATTTAGAGAAACTGACTTATTTAAATGCTTCTCCATATGAAATTCAGGATTTGTCCGGACTCGAATATGCAGTGAATTTGCAGCATTTAGAACTTGCAGGAAACAGATTGAATAGTTTTGAGGCGTTAAAATCATTTACCAAGCTCGGGTACCTGGATTTATCGATGTCTGGTGCATCTGATTTTTCACCGCTTAATTCGTTAACGAACTTACACAGTCTGCTGCTTGCAGACACAAGCTTCAAGGATCTTAAACACATTCAGAAGCTGACGAATTTAAAGCTTTTGGATTTAAGCTGGACAGGCGTTAAAGATGTGTCTGTTTTAGAATCATTTCATCAGCTTGAGGAAATCAATCTGTCTTATACAGATGTTAAGAGTATTAAAGGGATGGCTAACCTTCCATCTCTGCAAAAGGTCATTATTTATGGATCTTGCTATATCGATATCCTTGATGAGACCGGCCTTTTTAGAGACTCGGTGGAATTTGTATATGACGACAGCCTGAACATGTATATCACTCAAGTTAAGCCGGGAGATCTTAACACAGCTATTGAATGGGAGTATGATGGCGAGGGGCGCCTTGCTGCTTATGAAGTGACTATCAATGGAAAAAAAGAAAAAATAGAAACAAGCAAAAAGTCTTACAGCTACGTTGCATCAGGCTTGAATCCTGATACTCAGTATTCTTTCTCCGTACAGGCTTTCAGTAAGGAAGGGAAGCTGCTCGGTTTTACGAACGGCATGTTCTCTACCTTAAAAACTCCGTCTGGGGAAAAAGTGATTTTTGCAGATGCTAATCTTAAAAAAGCTATGAAAGAGTACTTTGGCTTTAAACGGGACATCGTAGAGAGCGATATGGAGCATCTGACAGAGCTTGACCTGACGGGTGCCGGGATTCGTGATTTATCTGGCCTGGAAACAGCCAAGAATCTTCAAATGCTTGGCTTATCAGGAAATGATCTTAAAAACCTTAAACCAATTGAAAGCCTGACAGGAATTACCTTCCTTCTTTTGGACGGAAACCGTCTGCAGGATTTTTCATCCATAAAGAAATGGCCGAACCTGCAGTATTTAGACCTTTCTGATACAGGGATTAAAGATCTCTCTGTCCTTGCTTCACTGAAAGAGCTGAGCGCACTTAGTCTTGCTTATAATGGATTGGATGATCTTACTGAACTGCCTGCGCTTGAGCAATTAGGCTCTCTTTATATAGGAGGCAATGATCTTTCCTCCCTTAACGGGATTGAAAGATTAACAGGATTAACCGAACTCAGTCTGAGCGAAAATGAATCGATTACAGGAATTGAAGAGCTGACTGCTTTAAAAGATCTGCAATACCTGGATCTTTCGTTAACATCGATAGAAAGCATAAAGCCATTGCTTGCGCTTGATGATTTGGTTATGGTTTTCTTAATGGAAATAGAAACGCTTGATCTAACAGATGGATCAGAGTCTTTGGATGTCATCACACAGCTCAGGGATAAAGGTGTTAATGTTGAGTATGAGTATTATGAGGAAGAAGAGTTTTGGATTTATGCTTCAAGAGCAACGGAAGACTCACTTGAAATCTCATGGGATTACTTTGGGGAAGAAGAACTGGATCATTACAAAGTCCTAGTCAATGGTGAAGGAATAGCAGATAAAGTAGACGGCTATGAGTACAGTTATTGGATCAGAGGTCTTGCTCCAGACACTTCCTATCATATAGAAGTTCAGGCTTATGATTCAGAGGGACAGCTGCTGTTCAGTGCTGAAACAACTGAAACAACAGAGAAATCCCCTGAAGGTCCTGTTGTTCAATTTAATGATGACAAATTAAGAGACATGATTAAAGAACAGCTTGGCTTAAGCCGGGATATTCGCGCCAGTGATATGGAGCGTCTTCAGGATTTATTCCTTGCAGATATGGATATTAAAGATTTAACTGGCTTGGAATATGCCTCAAACCTAATGTATGTCTATATTTTTAACAATGAGTCTGAACTGGATTTATCCCCTCTTAGCGGGCTATCCATTTTCGATTTATCGATCGAAAACACAAAACTGAAAAGCTATGAAAAGATTGCAGAAATGGAAAACCTGGTTTCCCTCTCTATTAGAAATAACCAGCTTAAAGATCTTTCGTTTTTAAAGGGATCAGAACAGCTTGCTTATCTTGATCTTTCTCATAATAAGATCAAGAACCTTTCCGCTTTTTCTAATCTGGATGAGTTAGAAGAGTTAGTGCTGCATGATAATCAGATTGAACATTTAGGAGATGCTGATTTAGAAGGGCTTATCTCTCTGGAAATGTCCAAAAATCCATTGAAAGATTTAACTGGATTAGAAAGATTTGAGTCACTGGAAGTTGTCACATTGGAAAGAACAGAGTTAACAAATATTGATGAGCTGTTGGATCTTGATGCCTTGAGCCTGGTCTCACTCTACGGAATCAATACGCTTGATCTGTCCGCAGGATCTGATGCTGACCTTGTCGTTCAGGAATTGAGAGAGAGAGGCGTAACAGTTCAGATTGACATTACGAATTATCCTGAGATCCATATTGAAGATGTGACTCAGCATACCATTTCTTTCTCGTGGGATAAAATGTTTGAAGGATCAGAAGGATCTTATACGGTAATCGTCGATGGAGTATATACAGGAGAAGAAAAGCCTTTGCCTGCATCAAAAACATCATACAAGTTAACCGATTTAGAGCCTGGTACAACATATCTCATTGAAGTTTATGGTGAAACAGAAGAGTTTGGAAATCTCGCGTCGATCGAAGTAACGACTCTGCCAGAAGACGAAGAAGGGATGAAGCAGGCTGAGCTTTATCTGATAAATGAGGCAGAACAGCCGGTTGGCGAAGCCGAGTTTATGATAGCCGGAATTGATGAAAACAATGAAGACGCTGTATATGAAGGCTACTCTGATGAGAATGGCCAGCTGATTGATGACCTTCAGGCAGCTGAAGGGAAATTCAATCTGAAAGTCGGTGTCTACAGCCTCTTTGTTTACAGTGAAAGCGTCGAATACGAATATGAATTTGAAATTGAAGAAGAGCAAGACTATTTGAAAAATCCGCTGCAGTTTGTTTTAGGATCTGAAAAACCTGAGACAGGTGAGACACCGGAGACTGGTGAAGAAACTCCAGATAAAGAAGAGCAGCCAGAAAAAGAAAACGCGAATCAGCCAATTTTGCCTGAGAAAGCAAAACCAGCTTCTGGCATCAGGGAGAATGAACTTCCGAAGACAGCAACAACAATGTATCAGTCAGTCTTTTTTGGAACAATCCTCATGATGGCGGGTGCTGCCTTATATGCAGCGCGTCGAAAAAAGGCGTAA
- a CDS encoding LytR family transcriptional regulator, which translates to MRENRNKKRKWLWIVLSIIGLLVLGTGGYAFYLYKTASDTVAKIQEDIGRDVSEKRPEAVAFKEKDPISVLLLGVDERKGDRGRSDSLILLTVNPNKKSMNMVSIPRDTRTEIIGKGKEDKINHAYAFGGTEMAINTVENFLDVPVDYFVKVNMESFKDIVDAVGGVDVNNTLDFTYEGETFNKGTISLDGESALKYTRMRYEDPRGDFGRQDRQRQVIQAVISKGANISSLTKFGEMFKVVENNVKTNLDMNEMWSIQENYKEARNSMEQHQVKGKGDMIGGVYYYIVPEEERIGLSNQLKEHLELEPSTASSN; encoded by the coding sequence ATGAGAGAGAACCGAAACAAAAAGCGCAAATGGCTTTGGATTGTGCTCAGCATCATTGGATTGCTCGTGCTGGGTACTGGAGGCTATGCCTTTTATTTGTATAAAACTGCATCAGATACTGTTGCGAAAATTCAAGAGGATATTGGAAGGGATGTATCTGAAAAACGTCCTGAAGCTGTGGCTTTTAAAGAGAAAGACCCTATTTCTGTGCTTCTATTAGGTGTTGATGAAAGAAAAGGAGACCGCGGACGCTCTGATTCATTAATTCTATTAACAGTCAATCCGAATAAAAAATCCATGAACATGGTCAGCATACCTCGTGATACACGAACGGAAATCATCGGAAAAGGCAAAGAAGATAAAATCAACCATGCTTATGCTTTCGGCGGCACTGAAATGGCCATTAATACCGTTGAGAACTTCCTTGACGTGCCTGTTGATTATTTTGTGAAGGTCAACATGGAAAGCTTTAAAGATATTGTAGATGCAGTCGGCGGTGTAGATGTTAATAACACGCTTGATTTTACTTATGAAGGTGAAACTTTCAACAAAGGCACTATTTCATTAGATGGTGAGAGTGCCCTTAAATACACAAGAATGCGTTATGAAGACCCGCGCGGTGACTTTGGACGCCAAGATCGCCAGCGTCAGGTCATACAGGCAGTTATCTCTAAGGGAGCTAACATTTCTTCTCTAACAAAGTTTGGGGAGATGTTCAAAGTTGTTGAAAATAACGTGAAAACGAACTTGGACATGAACGAAATGTGGAGCATTCAAGAAAATTATAAAGAAGCCCGTAATTCAATGGAACAGCATCAGGTAAAAGGAAAAGGCGATATGATTGGCGGAGTTTATTATTATATTGTGCCTGAAGAAGAACGAATCGGATTATCCAATCAGCTGAAAGAGCATTTGGAGCTTGAACCCAGCACGGCATCTTCTAATTAA
- a CDS encoding metallophosphoesterase, whose protein sequence is MAELLIGLIGCAGLFYLFFILPTQWLKVEHIDVPLGIDKKILQLSDLHIERNRIHPEKMKALLQKEKPDYVFITGDFTAREKHIPRIKPYLDVFNEYGIEVYAVLGNHDYRTFQLSLRLRSWLEENQVKVLVNESIELTDFTLIGLDFYREDELGLTKAFSNVRGDKPNVVLCHDPNDIAEVADPFDLMLSGHLHGKQFNVPFFFTFISKGELARRGIYQGFHKIKGSYLYISKGIGQAHWNYRFGVRSEVTVLTLNREKNDSY, encoded by the coding sequence ATGGCTGAATTATTGATTGGTCTTATCGGATGTGCGGGGCTGTTCTATTTATTTTTTATATTGCCGACACAATGGCTGAAAGTGGAACATATTGATGTTCCTCTTGGAATTGATAAAAAGATCCTGCAGTTATCAGATCTTCATATTGAAAGAAATCGGATTCACCCTGAAAAAATGAAAGCATTGCTTCAAAAGGAAAAACCTGATTATGTGTTTATTACTGGTGATTTTACGGCTAGAGAAAAGCATATTCCGCGCATTAAACCTTACTTAGATGTATTCAATGAATATGGGATTGAAGTGTATGCGGTACTTGGCAATCACGACTATCGGACTTTTCAGCTGAGTTTGCGGCTGCGGTCATGGCTCGAAGAAAACCAAGTAAAGGTTCTTGTAAATGAATCGATTGAACTTACAGACTTTACTTTGATAGGGTTGGATTTTTATAGAGAAGATGAGCTCGGATTGACTAAAGCATTTTCAAATGTAAGAGGGGATAAGCCGAATGTTGTTCTATGTCATGATCCAAATGATATAGCTGAAGTTGCAGATCCATTTGATTTAATGCTTTCCGGCCACTTGCATGGAAAGCAATTCAATGTTCCATTCTTCTTTACATTTATCTCAAAGGGAGAGCTAGCGAGGCGAGGGATTTACCAAGGCTTCCATAAGATTAAAGGGTCTTATCTTTATATTTCAAAAGGAATTGGACAGGCGCATTGGAATTATCGGTTTGGGGTGAGGAGTGAGGTGACGGTTCTTACTTTAAATAGGGAGAAAAATGATTCATATTAA
- a CDS encoding glycoside hydrolase family 125 protein, translating to MKNKVIPASLNRLIALVKETFPEDAKLQTMFEQCFVNTYETTLKPQKDGTTFVITGDIPAMWLRDSAAQVRPYLMAAEEDENIAEMIKGVIMRQLQFINIDPYANAFNESANGKGYQTDQTEMLPEIWERKYEIDSLCYPIQLSYLFWKSTGRVDHFDHLFVEALKKIINVWTAEQDHENNSPYSFIRETSRYYDTLIRDGKGSKTAKTGMTWSGFRPSDDACLYGFLVPSNMFAAVVLNYAAEICGEVIKDMELKQACKQLADEINTGIEKYAVFNHPVFDSIYAYETDGLGRFNLMDDANVPSLLSIPYLGYSDFRDETYLNTRSYILSRENPYYYEGLKARGIGSPHTPGQYVWPIALSIQGMTAVSHEEKLRILKIMTSTDGNTGFMHEGFHADMPEKYTREWFSWSNSMFSEFVLSLCGKVVKGSPLHLSINNKENYTIDLFEL from the coding sequence ATGAAAAATAAAGTCATTCCAGCATCACTAAACAGATTAATTGCACTTGTTAAAGAAACGTTTCCTGAGGATGCAAAACTGCAAACGATGTTTGAACAATGCTTTGTTAATACGTATGAAACAACTCTAAAGCCTCAGAAAGATGGAACAACATTTGTCATCACCGGTGATATTCCTGCTATGTGGCTTCGTGACTCGGCAGCACAGGTGCGCCCGTATCTAATGGCAGCAGAAGAAGACGAAAATATTGCTGAGATGATCAAAGGGGTGATTATGCGTCAATTGCAGTTCATTAATATAGATCCTTACGCCAATGCCTTTAACGAATCTGCAAATGGAAAAGGGTATCAGACTGATCAAACAGAAATGCTTCCCGAAATTTGGGAGAGAAAATATGAAATTGATTCCCTCTGCTATCCTATTCAGCTCTCTTACCTATTTTGGAAGTCTACAGGCAGAGTGGATCACTTTGATCATTTATTTGTAGAAGCATTGAAAAAGATTATAAATGTATGGACGGCAGAACAGGATCATGAAAATAACTCCCCGTATTCATTTATAAGGGAGACCAGCCGTTATTATGACACACTAATCCGTGATGGAAAGGGATCGAAAACAGCGAAGACGGGAATGACTTGGAGTGGCTTCAGGCCAAGTGATGACGCTTGTTTATACGGATTTTTGGTACCGTCAAATATGTTTGCTGCTGTTGTATTAAATTACGCTGCAGAGATATGTGGCGAAGTAATAAAGGATATGGAGCTGAAGCAGGCATGTAAGCAGCTTGCTGATGAAATTAACACAGGGATTGAAAAGTATGCTGTCTTTAATCATCCAGTATTTGATTCTATTTATGCTTATGAAACAGATGGGCTCGGGCGATTTAACCTTATGGATGATGCGAATGTTCCAAGTTTATTATCTATCCCCTATCTTGGTTACTCAGATTTTAGGGACGAAACTTATTTAAATACGCGCAGCTATATACTGAGTCGGGAAAATCCCTATTACTACGAAGGGCTGAAGGCTAGAGGAATTGGAAGCCCTCATACTCCTGGACAGTATGTCTGGCCTATTGCATTGTCCATTCAAGGGATGACTGCTGTTTCACATGAAGAAAAGCTGAGGATTCTTAAGATCATGACTTCCACAGATGGAAATACGGGTTTTATGCACGAAGGTTTTCATGCAGATATGCCTGAAAAGTATACGAGAGAATGGTTTTCTTGGTCCAATTCTATGTTCAGCGAATTTGTTCTTAGTCTTTGTGGAAAAGTGGTAAAAGGGAGTCCGTTACATCTTTCTATCAATAATAAAGAAAATTATACAATTGATCTATTTGAATTATAA